In the Acomys russatus chromosome 11, mAcoRus1.1, whole genome shotgun sequence genome, one interval contains:
- the LOC127195254 gene encoding 60S ribosomal protein L37a-like, whose protein sequence is MKQCTLELDFLGLGLQGSLKKVRIVGEYGTRYGASLWEMVKKIEISQHAKYTCSFCGKTKMKRRAVGIWHCGSCIKTVAGGATSAITVKSAIRRLKELKDQQKRYPLRLA, encoded by the coding sequence ATGAAGCAATGTACACTAGAACTGGATTTTCTAGGCCTGGGGCTTCAGGGCTCCTTAAAGAAGGTCAGGATCGTCGGGGAATACGGGACCCGCTATGGTGCGTCCCTATGGGAAAtggtgaagaaaattgaaatcagcCAGCACGCCAAGTACACTTGCTCCTTCTGTGGCAAGACCAAGATGAAGAGACGAGCCGTTGGCATCTGGCACTGTGGTTCCTGCATAAAAACAGTGGCTGGTGGGGCCACTTCTGCCATCACAGTGAAGTCTGCCATCAGAAGACTCAAGGAACTGAAAGACCAGCAGAAGCGCTACCCATTAAGACTTGCCTAG